In a genomic window of Erigeron canadensis isolate Cc75 chromosome 5, C_canadensis_v1, whole genome shotgun sequence:
- the LOC122600905 gene encoding dolichyl-diphosphooligosaccharide--protein glycosyltransferase subunit DAD1-like, protein MGKSATTKDDAQALFQSLRSAYSATPTNLKIIDLYVVFAVSTALIQVVYMAIVGSFPFNYFLSGVLSCVGTVVLAVCLRIQVNKENKEFKDLPPERAFADFVLCNLVLHLVIMNFLG, encoded by the coding sequence ATGGGGAAATCGGCGACAACAAAAGATGACGCGCAAGCTCTTTTTCAATCTCTCCGATCTGCTTATTCTGCTACTCCTACTAATCTCAAGATCATAGATCTGTATGTCGTTTTCGCTGTATCCACTGCTCTAATTCAGGTGGTTTACATGGCAATAGTAGGGTCGTTTCCATTCAACTATTTTCTCTCGGGTGTGCTTTCATGTGTTGGAACAGTCGTCCTAGCTGTTTGTCTTCGTATTCAAGTCAACAAAGAAAACAAGGAATTCAAGGATTTACCTCCCGAGCGTGCTTTTGCAGATTTTGTTCTCTGCAATTTGGTACTGCATTTGGTGATTATGAATTTCCTTGGATAA